Proteins from a single region of Mycobacteriales bacterium:
- a CDS encoding response regulator transcription factor: MKVLLVEDMAAVRDALAAVLRAQGWRVATAGTGVDAVAAVGDAVDPPDLVLLDLGLPDLDGVEVCRQLRSAQSSSVVVMLTARQDEMDVVVGLEAGADDYLTKPFRSTELLARIRAHLRRGPTMSALSDTLLTGDLQIDTAARRCTLHGTAIPLRTKEFDLLARLASEPGVAVSREALMADVWDAHWTGSTKTLDVHVATLRRRLATAAEQNPGSRPPTIVTLRGFGYRLDDPAGR, from the coding sequence ATGAAGGTGCTGCTCGTCGAGGACATGGCCGCGGTACGCGACGCCCTGGCCGCGGTGCTGCGCGCCCAGGGGTGGCGCGTCGCGACCGCTGGGACCGGGGTCGACGCGGTCGCGGCGGTCGGCGACGCCGTCGACCCGCCGGACCTGGTGCTGCTCGATCTCGGCCTGCCCGACCTCGACGGCGTCGAGGTGTGCCGACAGCTGCGCAGCGCGCAGTCGTCGTCCGTCGTCGTCATGCTGACCGCGCGGCAGGACGAGATGGACGTCGTCGTCGGACTCGAGGCGGGCGCCGACGACTACCTGACGAAGCCGTTCCGCTCGACGGAACTGCTCGCCCGGATCCGGGCCCACCTGCGGCGCGGACCGACCATGTCCGCCCTGTCCGACACACTGCTCACCGGCGACCTGCAGATCGACACCGCCGCGCGCCGCTGCACCCTGCACGGCACGGCGATCCCGTTGCGTACCAAGGAGTTCGACCTGCTCGCCCGGCTCGCCTCGGAACCCGGGGTCGCCGTCAGCCGGGAGGCGCTGATGGCCGACGTGTGGGACGCGCACTGGACCGGATCGACCAAGACGCTCGACGTGCACGTCGCGACCCTGCGCCGCAGGCTCGCGACCGCCGCGGAGCAGAACCCGGGCTCGCGCCCACCGACGATTGTGACGCTCCGTGGCTTCGGCTACCGGCTCGACGACCCCGCCGGCCGCTGA
- a CDS encoding C4-dicarboxylate transporter DctA (involved in the transport of C4-dicarboxylates across the membrane), producing MSTIADAPPETPPPSGHRGGILKQLWFWVLVAIVAGIVVGLAAPGFAKELKWLADAFIQLIK from the coding sequence ATGTCGACGATCGCCGACGCCCCGCCCGAGACGCCCCCGCCGAGCGGTCACCGCGGCGGGATCCTCAAGCAGCTGTGGTTCTGGGTGCTGGTGGCGATCGTCGCGGGCATCGTCGTCGGGCTGGCCGCCCCGGGCTTCGCCAAGGAGCTCAAGTGGCTCGCCGACGCGTTCATCCAGCTCATCAAG